In Mustela lutreola isolate mMusLut2 chromosome 1, mMusLut2.pri, whole genome shotgun sequence, one genomic interval encodes:
- the LOC131831952 gene encoding elongation factor 1-alpha 1-like translates to MGKEKIHINIVVIGHVDSGKSTTTGHLIYKCGGIDKRTIEKFEKEAAEMGKGSFKYAWVLDKLKAEHERGITIDISLWKFKTSKYYVTIIDTPGHRDFIKNMITGTSQADCAVLIVAAGVGEFEAGISKNGQTCEHALLAYTLGVKQLIVGVNKMDSTEPPYSLKRYEEIVKEVSTYIKKIGYNPDTVAFVPISGWNGDNMLEPSANMPLFKGWKVTHKDGNASGTTLLEALDYILPPTRPTDKPLRLPLQDVYKIGGIGTVPVGRVETGVLKPGMVVTFAPVNVTTEVKSVEMHHEALSEALPGDNVGFNVKKVSVKDVRRGNVAGDRKNDPPKEAAGFTAQVIILNHPGQISAGYAPVLDCHTAHIACKFAELKEKIDRCSRKKLEDGPKFLKSGDAAIVDMVPGKPMCVESFSDYPPLGRFAVRDMR, encoded by the coding sequence atggggaaggaaaagattCATATCAACATTGTTGTCATCGGACACGTAGATTCGGGCAAGTCTACCACTACTGGTCATCTGATCTACAAATGTGGTGGGATCGACAAAAGAACTATTGAAAAATTCGAGAAGGAGGCTGCTGAGATGGGAAAAGGCTCCTTCAAGTATGCCTGGGTCTTGGATAAACTGAAAGCTGAACATGAACGTGGTATCACCATTGATATCTCCCTGTGGAAATTCAAGACCAGCAAGTATTACGTGACCATCATTGATACTCCAGGACACAGAGACTTTATCAAAAACATGATTACAGGCACATCCCAGGCTGACTGTGCTGTCCTGATTGTTGCTGCTGGTGTTGGTGAATTTGAAGCAGGTATCTCCAAGAACGGGCAGACCTGTGAACATGCCCTTCTGGCTTACACACTGGGTGTAAAACAACTAATTGTTGGTGTTAACAAAATggattccactgagccaccctataGCCTGAAGAGATACGAGGAAATCGTTAAGGAAGTCagcacctacattaagaaaattggcTACAACCCTGACACAGTAGCATTTGTGCcaatttctggttggaatggtgACAACATGCTGGAGCCAAGTGCTAATATGCCTTTGTTCAAGGGATGGAAAGTCACCCATAAAGATGGGAATGCCAGTGGAACCACACTGCTTGAAGCTCTGGATTACATTCTGCCACCAACTCGTCCAACTGACAAGCCCTTGCGTCTGCCTCTCCAGGACGTCTACAAAATTGGTGGTATTGGTACTGTCCCTGTGGGCCGAGTGGAGACTGGTGTTCTTAAGCCTGGCATGGTGGTCACTTTTGCTCCAGTCAATGTTACAACTGAAGTCAAGTCTGTTGAAATGCACCATGAAGCTTTGAGTGAGGCTCTTCCTGGGGACAATGTGGGCTTCAATGTCAAGAAGGTATCTGTCAAAGATGTTCGTCGTGGCAATGTGGCTGGTGACAGAAAAAATGACCCACCAAAGGAAGCAGCTGGCTTCACAGCTCAGGTGATTATCCTGAACCATCCAGGCCAAATTAGTGCTGGATATGCACCTGTGCTGGATTGTCACACAGCTCACATTGCTTGCAAGtttgctgagctgaaggagaagatAGATCGTTGTTCTAGAAAAAAGCTGGAAGATGGTCCCAAGTTCTTGAAATCTGGTGACGCTGCCATTGTTGATATGGTTCCTGGAAAGCCTATGTGTGTTGAGAGCTTCTCTGACTATCCTCCTCTGGGCCGTTTCGCTGTTCGTGACATGAGATAG